The following coding sequences lie in one Methanopyrus sp. SNP6 genomic window:
- the ilvD gene encoding dihydroxy-acid dehydratase → MRSGDIKEGVERTPHRALLRACGLTDEEIDRPFVAVVNTYSEVVPGHMHLDKVAEAVKAGIRMAGGVPFEVETIALCDGIAMNTPGMKYSLPSRELVADTIETVIEAHRFDGFVAIVSCDKMVPGALMVAARLDLPAAVVTGGPMEPGRVDGERVDLIDAFEAVGAYEKGKISEEELEELERRACPGPGSCAGMFTANTMACMTEVLGMSEFNCAATPATEAEKLRVAKLTGMRIVEAIREGITARDVLTREAFLDAIRVDMALGGSTNTVLHLLAIAREADVELSLDDFDELSRETPHLCAMRPGGPYTMRDLYEAGGVPAVMKELADDLHLDRIDFAGRSMRERVELAEVKDREVIRPKEDPVREEGGIVVLYGNLAPKGAVIKTAALSEEMYEHEGPAVVFDSEEEATEAILNGDIDSGDVVVIRYEGPAGGPGMREMLTPTAALCGMGLDDSVALVTDGRFSGGTRGPCVGHVSPEAYRGGPIAVVEDGDTVRLDVRERRLEVDVEDEELEARLEEWEPPEDEVTGYLRRYRELVRGADEGAVLR, encoded by the coding sequence TTGCGCAGTGGTGATATCAAGGAGGGCGTAGAACGGACGCCGCACCGGGCGCTGCTTCGTGCGTGCGGACTCACTGACGAGGAGATTGACCGACCGTTCGTCGCAGTAGTGAACACGTACTCGGAGGTCGTCCCGGGACACATGCACTTGGACAAGGTGGCGGAGGCCGTCAAAGCCGGGATCCGCATGGCCGGCGGGGTACCGTTCGAGGTCGAGACGATCGCCCTGTGCGACGGTATCGCGATGAACACTCCCGGTATGAAATATTCCCTCCCGAGCCGTGAGCTCGTGGCCGATACTATCGAGACCGTGATCGAGGCGCACCGGTTCGACGGGTTCGTGGCGATCGTCTCGTGCGATAAGATGGTGCCTGGAGCGTTGATGGTGGCGGCGCGGCTGGACCTACCCGCGGCGGTCGTGACCGGGGGCCCGATGGAACCCGGGCGCGTGGACGGCGAGCGGGTCGACCTGATCGATGCGTTCGAGGCGGTGGGAGCGTACGAGAAGGGGAAGATCTCGGAGGAAGAACTCGAGGAGCTGGAGCGGCGCGCGTGTCCTGGACCCGGATCCTGTGCTGGGATGTTCACGGCGAACACGATGGCGTGCATGACCGAGGTGCTGGGAATGTCTGAGTTCAACTGCGCTGCGACCCCGGCGACGGAGGCGGAGAAGCTGCGGGTCGCGAAGCTTACGGGCATGCGGATCGTGGAGGCGATCAGGGAGGGGATCACAGCACGGGACGTGCTCACGCGGGAGGCCTTCCTGGACGCGATCCGTGTCGATATGGCGCTGGGTGGGAGCACTAACACCGTGCTGCATCTGCTCGCGATCGCGCGTGAGGCCGACGTCGAGCTCTCACTCGACGACTTCGACGAGCTGAGTAGGGAGACGCCGCATCTATGCGCAATGCGTCCGGGTGGCCCCTACACGATGCGGGATTTGTACGAAGCGGGTGGCGTCCCCGCGGTCATGAAGGAACTGGCGGACGACCTGCACCTGGACAGGATCGACTTCGCAGGTCGATCGATGCGAGAACGGGTCGAACTGGCCGAGGTGAAGGATCGCGAGGTGATCAGGCCGAAGGAGGATCCCGTGCGTGAGGAAGGTGGTATCGTCGTCCTGTACGGGAACCTCGCCCCGAAGGGAGCGGTTATCAAGACGGCGGCGCTCTCGGAGGAAATGTACGAGCACGAGGGTCCGGCGGTGGTGTTCGACTCGGAGGAGGAAGCGACGGAGGCTATATTGAACGGCGATATCGACTCGGGTGACGTGGTCGTGATCAGGTACGAAGGTCCCGCCGGCGGTCCCGGAATGCGTGAGATGCTCACACCTACGGCGGCACTGTGCGGGATGGGACTGGACGACTCCGTGGCGCTCGTGACGGATGGGAGGTTCTCCGGCGGTACGCGAGGTCCGTGCGTGGGGCACGTGTCACCGGAGGCGTACCGGGGCGGACCGATCGCGGTCGTGGAGGATGGAGATACAGTCCGACTCGACGTGCGGGAGCGACGGCTCGAGGTGGACGTCGAGGACGAGGAACTGGAGGCCAGGTTGGAGGAGTGGGAGCCCCCGGAGGACGAAGTCACGGGGTACTTGAGGAGGTACAGGGAGCTCGTCCGCGGAGCCGATGAAGGGGCCGTACTGCGGTGA
- a CDS encoding 2,3-bisphosphoglycerate-independent phosphoglycerate mutase, with amino-acid sequence MRVTGLERKILVIVGDGMADRAVSELDGKTTLQAADTPNMDRLAREGSVGLLDPIRPGVRPGSDTAHLALLGYDPFEVYPGRGPLEALGAGVEVRPKDVAFRCNFATAEERDDELVVVDRRAGRINEDEGTRELAETINEEVDLPVEFEFKEAVGHRAVLVLRGDDLSAEITDADPKRAGEPVKDVKPTSDDPAAARTADIVNEFVRKAYEVLKDHPINRKRERRGKPPANVILPRGAGQLEEVKPFSDRYNMSGAVVAGASLIKGIGRMLGMDVPEDDAITGRKDTDLKRKAELALEALDDHDFVLVNFNAVDEAGHDGDARGKVEMIERMDRELVGTLLEGVDPEETVVCLTADHSTPVVVGDHTADPVPVVIWTADTRRDPVERYDEISAARGCLGRFSGPHLLNVLRDLADRIEKFGA; translated from the coding sequence CTGAGGGTGACCGGATTGGAGAGGAAGATCCTGGTGATCGTAGGAGACGGAATGGCGGATCGAGCTGTATCTGAGCTCGACGGAAAGACCACGCTTCAGGCCGCCGACACTCCGAACATGGACCGGCTCGCGAGGGAGGGGTCAGTGGGTCTGCTCGACCCGATCCGGCCCGGAGTACGTCCGGGTAGCGACACCGCGCACCTCGCCCTACTCGGTTACGACCCGTTCGAGGTCTACCCAGGACGCGGCCCACTGGAAGCCCTGGGTGCCGGTGTCGAGGTGAGACCGAAAGACGTGGCCTTCCGCTGCAACTTCGCGACGGCCGAGGAACGGGACGACGAGCTGGTCGTCGTGGACCGCAGAGCCGGCAGGATAAACGAGGACGAGGGCACGCGGGAGCTGGCCGAGACGATCAATGAAGAGGTCGACCTGCCGGTAGAGTTCGAGTTCAAGGAGGCTGTCGGTCATAGGGCCGTCCTGGTGCTGCGAGGCGACGATCTCTCCGCCGAGATCACGGACGCGGACCCTAAGCGCGCCGGCGAGCCCGTGAAGGACGTGAAGCCGACCTCGGACGATCCAGCGGCGGCTCGGACGGCGGATATAGTCAACGAGTTCGTCCGCAAGGCGTACGAGGTGCTGAAGGACCACCCGATCAACCGAAAGAGGGAGCGACGCGGTAAGCCGCCGGCGAACGTGATCCTCCCTCGCGGAGCCGGTCAACTCGAGGAAGTCAAGCCGTTCTCGGACCGCTACAATATGAGCGGGGCCGTGGTCGCGGGTGCGTCCCTGATCAAGGGGATCGGCCGGATGCTGGGGATGGACGTGCCCGAGGACGACGCGATCACGGGTCGTAAGGACACCGACCTGAAGAGGAAGGCCGAGCTAGCATTGGAGGCCCTGGACGACCACGACTTCGTGCTCGTCAACTTCAACGCTGTGGACGAGGCCGGGCACGACGGTGACGCCCGCGGCAAGGTCGAGATGATCGAACGGATGGACCGGGAGCTGGTAGGAACGCTCCTGGAGGGGGTAGACCCGGAGGAGACTGTGGTGTGCCTGACCGCCGACCACTCGACGCCGGTGGTCGTCGGTGATCACACGGCGGATCCCGTGCCAGTGGTTATCTGGACCGCGGACACGCGACGCGACCCCGTGGAAAGGTACGACGAGATCTCGGCGGCACGAGGGTGCCTCGGGCGCTTCTCGGGGCCCCACCTGCTGAACGTGCTCCGTGACCTGGCCGACCGCATCGAGAAGTTCGGGGCGTAG
- a CDS encoding NTP transferase domain-containing protein, which produces MRVAACVLAAGRSTRFREALEERGEEPVSKLVYPVAGKPMVAWVVERASSVVDELLVGLGYDAGLVWDVVRRHATVPARPVLNDPVDVPMACTTANLLRRSDADVSLILAGDQPTVTAETMRRLAETAAEHGASVLDRGAPDEEISGDDLLGHGPPLALRKDAVLEFLETIEELAADVRGPNALNLNPVLRECGLTFRVVPPRDDAELLNVNTPDELPEVERVLLRSD; this is translated from the coding sequence TTGAGGGTCGCCGCGTGTGTGCTCGCGGCCGGACGTTCCACCCGCTTCCGCGAGGCCCTCGAGGAGCGCGGTGAGGAGCCCGTGAGTAAGCTCGTGTACCCAGTCGCCGGTAAGCCCATGGTCGCCTGGGTCGTCGAGCGGGCCTCCAGCGTCGTCGACGAGCTCCTCGTCGGTCTCGGTTACGACGCAGGACTCGTCTGGGACGTCGTCCGGCGGCACGCGACCGTACCCGCACGCCCCGTCCTCAACGACCCCGTCGACGTCCCCATGGCCTGTACTACAGCCAACCTCCTCCGACGCTCCGACGCCGACGTAAGTCTTATCCTCGCCGGCGATCAGCCCACCGTCACGGCCGAGACCATGCGTCGTCTCGCCGAGACCGCCGCCGAACACGGGGCCTCTGTACTCGATCGTGGCGCCCCGGACGAGGAGATCTCCGGCGACGATCTCCTAGGTCACGGGCCGCCGCTCGCCCTCCGGAAGGACGCCGTCCTCGAGTTCCTAGAAACGATTGAAGAACTCGCCGCCGACGTCCGCGGTCCCAACGCTCTCAACCTGAACCCGGTTCTCCGGGAGTGCGGTCTGACCTTCCGGGTCGTACCACCCCGGGACGACGCCGAACTCCTGAACGTCAACACCCCGGACGAGCTCCCCGAGGTGGAACGCGTACTTCTTAGGTCCGATTAG
- the purE gene encoding 5-(carboxyamino)imidazole ribonucleotide mutase, producing MVDVLIVLGSRSDRDVAEKAAKVLDRAGVDYDVRVTSAHRTPERIDDLIEEYEPDVKVYIAIAGLAAHLPGVIAAKTLKPVIAVPVEAKLGGLDALLSTVQMPPGVPVAVVGVDRGENAALLALQILALENEDTRSFLEEYREEMKKQVARDDDTIKERFR from the coding sequence ATGGTCGACGTTCTGATCGTTCTGGGAAGTAGGAGCGATCGGGACGTTGCCGAGAAGGCCGCTAAGGTTCTCGACCGAGCCGGCGTCGATTACGACGTGCGGGTGACCTCCGCTCACCGGACTCCGGAGCGTATCGACGATCTGATCGAGGAGTACGAGCCCGACGTGAAGGTGTACATTGCGATCGCGGGTCTGGCAGCTCATCTACCTGGTGTGATCGCCGCCAAGACCCTGAAGCCCGTGATCGCTGTGCCGGTGGAGGCGAAACTGGGTGGCCTGGACGCGCTCCTCTCGACCGTGCAGATGCCTCCGGGCGTACCGGTGGCGGTCGTCGGCGTGGATCGTGGGGAGAACGCGGCTCTATTAGCCTTGCAGATCCTGGCGCTGGAGAACGAGGACACCAGGTCCTTCTTGGAGGAATACAGGGAAGAGATGAAGAAGCAAGTGGCCAGGGACGACGACACGATCAAAGAGCGTTTCCGGTGA
- a CDS encoding Nif3-like dinuclear metal center hexameric protein — protein sequence MATVQEVIDFVEELAPPDLAEDWDNPGIQVCPPGGLDSEAERVMVALDATHALERAGDADLVLTHHPLLFRLPRRISGRWYRVLRAVLETDAVFYAAHTNLDRAEGGVADTLARRLNLRVECEACDGFGRLCRVPGSEEELLNALRNLSPLTTVHGEWEGVGRVLVVPGAAPDGLVTECLRCGVDAVITGEIKYHARAELLKEGITVVELGHEYSELPGVQELARRVREEFRGLNVEVAPPPDLTIIR from the coding sequence TTGGCGACGGTCCAGGAGGTGATCGATTTCGTGGAGGAGCTGGCCCCGCCGGACCTGGCCGAGGATTGGGATAATCCCGGGATTCAGGTCTGTCCTCCCGGCGGTCTGGACAGTGAGGCGGAGCGAGTCATGGTCGCCCTGGACGCCACCCACGCGCTCGAGCGAGCCGGAGACGCGGACCTGGTGCTAACCCACCACCCGCTCCTGTTCCGACTCCCTAGGAGGATCAGCGGTCGCTGGTACCGGGTGCTCCGGGCGGTCCTGGAGACTGACGCCGTGTTCTACGCGGCCCACACCAATCTGGACCGGGCCGAAGGCGGCGTGGCCGACACGCTCGCCCGTCGTCTGAACCTGCGCGTCGAATGCGAGGCGTGCGACGGGTTCGGGCGTCTGTGCAGGGTGCCCGGATCGGAGGAGGAATTGCTCAACGCGCTCCGGAACCTCTCACCGTTGACCACGGTCCACGGGGAATGGGAGGGTGTTGGTCGGGTGCTCGTGGTGCCAGGGGCCGCGCCGGACGGACTCGTGACGGAGTGCCTGCGGTGCGGGGTCGACGCGGTGATCACGGGTGAGATCAAGTACCACGCGCGGGCCGAGCTCCTCAAGGAGGGGATCACCGTGGTCGAGCTGGGCCACGAGTACAGCGAATTGCCCGGTGTCCAGGAGCTGGCGCGCCGCGTGCGGGAGGAGTTCCGTGGTCTGAACGTGGAGGTGGCGCCGCCACCCGATCTCACGATCATCCGGTGA
- a CDS encoding MarC family protein — translation MDPYSVLKGVIELFVVVDPIGNVPALLAVTSELRPRDRVRVVHRAVAFAAVLILGFAVAGKATLDYLGISVEALMIAGGVLLLRASFGMVEGDPTGFRIEPESRIDVAYVPLGTPLLAGPGAIVTVIIMLHRHGRLETMLACLIVMLLTLVIFRAAERLARFLGRSGIRVLTRVMGVLLAAIGVQMVLDGVSAFVRG, via the coding sequence TTGGACCCGTACAGCGTGCTCAAGGGTGTAATCGAGCTCTTCGTGGTCGTCGACCCCATCGGGAACGTGCCGGCGCTCCTCGCGGTCACTTCGGAACTCCGACCACGGGATCGCGTACGCGTCGTCCATAGAGCCGTCGCATTCGCCGCCGTGCTCATCCTCGGCTTCGCGGTCGCCGGTAAAGCAACGCTCGATTACCTCGGGATCTCCGTCGAGGCACTCATGATAGCCGGCGGTGTCCTCTTACTCCGCGCATCCTTCGGTATGGTCGAGGGAGATCCCACGGGCTTCCGCATAGAACCGGAGTCACGCATCGACGTGGCTTACGTCCCCCTTGGAACGCCCCTCCTCGCGGGTCCCGGCGCAATCGTCACTGTGATCATCATGCTCCACCGTCATGGTCGCCTCGAGACGATGCTGGCCTGCCTCATCGTCATGCTCCTCACCTTGGTGATCTTCCGAGCCGCGGAGCGTCTCGCCCGGTTCCTCGGTCGCTCCGGCATCCGAGTCCTTACGCGCGTCATGGGGGTCCTGCTCGCGGCGATCGGCGTTCAGATGGTCCTCGACGGTGTCAGCGCCTTCGTGCGGGGGTGA
- a CDS encoding precorrin-8X methylmutase, whose product MTLGERTGRGRSIAERSLERWIEKLGEPENLEDLLSLRISHATWDPFVSETLRIEPSEEAVVEGLESAEVVAVDVGMVAAGIRRSVDRIGLETVIASEVGERVHEDTVTGDGMRRILEDHRNVAVVVGNAPTAAEKVAEYPESIAVSVLFPVGIGAIETKRAAVDAGVPVVTNVSVRGGTPLAVAAFNALVDYVTGNAL is encoded by the coding sequence GTGACTCTCGGAGAGCGGACAGGTCGGGGCCGTTCGATCGCCGAGCGCAGCCTCGAGCGGTGGATCGAGAAGCTCGGTGAGCCCGAGAACTTGGAGGACCTTCTCTCCCTCCGCATATCTCATGCCACGTGGGATCCGTTCGTGTCGGAGACCCTGAGGATCGAGCCCTCGGAAGAAGCCGTCGTGGAGGGTTTGGAGTCCGCTGAAGTAGTGGCGGTGGACGTGGGTATGGTGGCGGCCGGAATCCGTCGATCGGTAGATCGCATCGGGTTGGAAACCGTCATCGCCTCGGAGGTCGGCGAGCGGGTCCACGAGGACACTGTAACCGGGGATGGCATGCGTCGGATCCTGGAGGACCACCGGAACGTGGCGGTCGTCGTCGGGAACGCCCCGACGGCCGCGGAAAAGGTCGCCGAGTACCCGGAGTCGATCGCTGTATCGGTCCTGTTCCCGGTGGGGATCGGTGCGATAGAGACGAAGCGAGCCGCGGTGGACGCCGGGGTTCCGGTAGTAACGAACGTCTCAGTCCGCGGTGGAACACCGCTCGCGGTAGCGGCGTTCAACGCCCTGGTGGACTACGTCACCGGAAACGCTCTTTGA
- a CDS encoding phosphatase PAP2 family protein translates to MVPDLLGIEAGILRESHGLLYPWMRFLSETSFMVTLIILGWTYLRDRRTSYVLATAVVGTILITVVLKGLIGEPRPFVLHVVSPLTNPDEPYGSFPSGHTSRSFALAAAYHLERRDALTAILWTWAALVGCSRVVLGVHWPHDVIGGALIGIMIAVATHRTAWLWVRFLSTIDPLARGVRSWRRSRR, encoded by the coding sequence TTGGTACCGGACCTTCTCGGGATCGAGGCCGGAATCCTGAGGGAAAGCCACGGGCTGCTCTACCCTTGGATGCGTTTCCTCTCCGAGACCTCGTTCATGGTCACCCTCATCATCCTCGGCTGGACGTACCTTCGGGACCGCCGTACCTCTTACGTGCTGGCCACAGCCGTCGTCGGTACGATCCTGATCACGGTCGTTCTTAAAGGGCTGATCGGTGAGCCGAGACCCTTCGTCCTTCACGTGGTCTCACCACTCACGAACCCTGACGAGCCCTACGGGAGTTTCCCCAGCGGGCATACCTCCCGTTCCTTCGCCCTCGCGGCCGCTTACCACCTGGAGCGTCGGGACGCGCTCACCGCGATCCTCTGGACCTGGGCAGCACTCGTGGGATGCTCTCGGGTGGTCCTCGGCGTGCACTGGCCGCACGATGTGATCGGAGGGGCCCTAATCGGTATCATGATCGCTGTCGCCACGCACAGGACCGCCTGGTTATGGGTTAGGTTTCTATCGACCATCGACCCGCTCGCCCGGGGCGTTCGGTCTTGGCGACGGTCCAGGAGGTGA
- a CDS encoding GTP-binding protein yields MPANLPLEYHELEEKYRKASSPEEKLRITEEMLAVVPKHKGTENLRALLKRRLAKLREEVEKRRQQKSGGGPDYNVKKEGAAQVALVGPPNAGKSTLLRELTNADPDTAPYPYTTKEPVPGMMEYKDVQIQLVEIPPIYEGFTRGDGSKFVGVIRNADALCLIIDLTEDPVEQLETVLRELESAAIKLNQDPPAVTIEERVTGGIEIRGEDRLDCDPNDVKELLHDAGIHSAVVIIEEDGITLEDVADALDKRIEYKPALLVANKGDAPGSKESYERLVERVDDLEFDLPVVPVSAEKGINLDEFKRRLYDTLGIIRVYTKKPGGKPQKPPIVLTKGATVEDVAREIHSDLAKNLKYARVWGKSVKKDGMMVGRDHVLEDGDVVELHG; encoded by the coding sequence GTGCCCGCCAACCTACCCCTCGAGTACCACGAGCTCGAGGAGAAGTACCGGAAGGCCAGCTCCCCTGAGGAGAAGCTTAGGATCACCGAGGAAATGCTCGCCGTCGTCCCCAAGCACAAGGGAACCGAGAACCTTCGTGCCCTACTCAAGCGTAGACTAGCCAAGCTCCGCGAGGAGGTCGAGAAGCGCCGTCAGCAGAAGTCGGGTGGTGGGCCCGATTACAACGTGAAGAAGGAGGGTGCGGCCCAAGTCGCCCTCGTCGGACCCCCCAACGCCGGTAAGTCCACACTCCTCCGCGAGCTCACCAACGCCGACCCCGACACCGCCCCCTATCCTTACACGACCAAGGAGCCCGTGCCCGGTATGATGGAATACAAGGACGTTCAGATACAACTGGTTGAGATCCCGCCGATCTACGAGGGGTTCACCCGCGGTGACGGCTCCAAGTTCGTCGGTGTCATCCGCAACGCCGACGCGCTCTGTCTGATTATAGACCTCACCGAAGACCCCGTCGAACAACTCGAGACGGTACTCCGCGAGCTCGAGTCGGCGGCCATCAAGCTCAACCAGGACCCGCCCGCCGTCACCATCGAGGAACGCGTCACCGGCGGTATCGAGATACGCGGCGAGGATCGCCTCGACTGCGACCCGAACGACGTCAAGGAGCTCCTCCACGATGCCGGGATCCACAGCGCCGTCGTCATCATCGAGGAGGACGGTATCACCCTCGAAGATGTTGCGGACGCCCTCGACAAGCGCATCGAATACAAGCCGGCCCTCCTGGTCGCCAATAAGGGCGACGCGCCGGGTTCAAAGGAATCGTACGAGCGGCTCGTGGAACGCGTCGATGACCTGGAGTTCGACCTCCCCGTCGTCCCCGTCTCCGCCGAGAAGGGCATCAACCTGGACGAGTTCAAGCGTCGCCTCTACGATACGCTCGGCATCATTCGGGTCTACACGAAGAAACCCGGTGGGAAACCGCAGAAGCCGCCAATAGTCCTAACTAAAGGCGCTACGGTCGAGGACGTCGCCCGAGAGATACACTCCGACCTAGCTAAGAACCTCAAGTACGCCCGCGTCTGGGGTAAGTCCGTCAAAAAAGACGGTATGATGGTCGGGCGTGATCACGTCCTGGAGGACGGTGACGTCGTCGAACTCCACGGGTGA
- a CDS encoding YqaA family protein: MSITETLVAYFMDFERAMGLPGMLVITALECSVLPVPPEPFVFPFAMRMNPWVLATLVTLSSIAGSLLGYAIGYFGGRPIAVRMVGEANLTRAESKLTEHRFSAWAAVFLAGLLQFVPFKPFTIGAGLVEMDLRLFITAVVMGRFLRFLFLGYVAQSETVRNWISYYLGPKVLKMLMSTG; encoded by the coding sequence ATGTCGATCACGGAGACGCTCGTGGCTTACTTCATGGACTTCGAGCGGGCCATGGGCCTACCAGGGATGCTCGTGATTACCGCCCTGGAGTGCAGCGTGCTCCCTGTCCCGCCAGAACCGTTCGTCTTCCCGTTCGCGATGCGGATGAACCCGTGGGTTCTGGCGACTCTCGTGACTCTCTCCTCGATCGCAGGTAGCCTGCTCGGGTACGCGATCGGTTACTTCGGAGGACGACCGATCGCCGTCAGGATGGTGGGCGAGGCCAACCTGACGAGGGCCGAGTCCAAACTGACCGAGCACAGGTTCTCCGCCTGGGCCGCCGTCTTCCTGGCCGGTCTCCTGCAGTTCGTCCCGTTCAAGCCGTTCACGATCGGCGCCGGCCTGGTGGAGATGGACCTGCGACTGTTTATAACCGCAGTCGTGATGGGTCGTTTCCTACGGTTCTTATTCCTGGGATACGTAGCCCAGTCCGAGACAGTCCGCAACTGGATTTCCTACTATCTGGGGCCAAAGGTCCTGAAGATGCTCATGAGTACGGGGTGA
- a CDS encoding twin-arginine translocase subunit TatC — MKVSIRVLYSFAPGVGAEPFMSLEEFVSFVVTVIFIMGIVFQLPLITYLAARSGLIDPETLKRRRKEVCGGTDDSRRSHPRPYPVYASAGIGPRTAPLRGRGANREKGGEKRMIGGLGTSELLLILAVILLLFGPKKLPELARAIGEAVGEYRRAQRRVEWELEAEERRKEKRDD, encoded by the coding sequence TTGAAGGTCTCTATAAGGGTGTTGTACTCGTTTGCCCCCGGAGTAGGTGCCGAACCCTTCATGTCGCTTGAAGAGTTCGTATCCTTCGTGGTAACCGTGATCTTCATCATGGGAATCGTGTTTCAGCTTCCCTTGATAACTTACTTAGCCGCACGCTCAGGGCTGATAGATCCCGAGACGCTCAAGAGGCGCAGGAAAGAGGTGTGTGGCGGTACTGACGATAGCAGGCGTAGTCACCCCAGACCCTACCCCGTGTACGCAAGTGCTGGTATCGGTCCCCGTACTGCTCCTCTACGAGGTAGGGGTGCTAACCGCGAAAAAGGAGGTGAAAAGAGGATGATAGGAGGGTTGGGTACCTCGGAACTGCTGTTGATCCTGGCGGTGATATTGCTCCTGTTCGGCCCGAAGAAGCTTCCAGAACTGGCACGTGCGATAGGGGAGGCGGTAGGGGAGTACAGGCGAGCGCAGCGGCGCGTCGAGTGGGAGTTGGAGGCTGAGGAGCGTCGAAAGGAGAAGCGGGATGACTAA
- a CDS encoding twin-arginine translocase subunit TatC — protein sequence MGKVEVRPLTRVEHHCELLLLEENGVVVGRNIERDGKLNHFDPEGRYPKYVVTDLRGIQEIAKGKEPEDVPKLVSRVCGPCSLAHCLASVQAVEDAYDTVLPTTAWKVRRFLCAIHTIQDHLLWSLLISRDFLPDTVVDDLYDQFVKYHGDAQALVAVFTGKPVHPASVCVGGYTGDVEKLSSLYSTVRSRLESMQSFLESVIPTFWKYLSAYLPDDVGDRPAHMISSGTPFYSGLTSGYVHPYLATSGGVLIADTKDQGSVERARLVPFYHDRVGKIKLARGSNLNERCYSYSEVGYYEWNGTKYACEAGPLARLAVAYKAGDENVRWFLDSWSEKLDVEVWGLLKPCARNRNMARILEALLLTRLALHWIDDLPTTGSTYKDPSRRSGCFGTGVIEAPRGTLIHKVSIGSDGKVVGYEIITPTNLNHAPIEESMVGERVYIDEKLAAVKRQVSESERLLLGDACRAARSFNPCNSCASHTIVKVVKKRGGRTPGYRYIRPALYKEEACVVRYMLPCSYLLFLIGAAFSYIVF from the coding sequence TGGGTAAAGTGGAAGTGCGCCCACTGACACGGGTCGAGCATCACTGTGAACTCCTACTGCTGGAGGAGAACGGTGTGGTAGTCGGGAGGAACATCGAGCGGGACGGGAAGCTGAATCACTTCGACCCTGAAGGCAGGTACCCGAAGTATGTGGTCACCGACCTCCGTGGGATCCAGGAAATCGCGAAAGGGAAGGAGCCGGAGGACGTTCCGAAGCTCGTCTCCCGCGTCTGTGGTCCATGTTCCTTAGCCCATTGTTTAGCCTCCGTTCAGGCTGTCGAGGACGCATACGACACAGTCCTCCCTACCACCGCCTGGAAGGTTAGGCGGTTCCTATGTGCAATTCACACAATTCAAGACCATCTACTGTGGTCGCTACTGATCTCGAGGGACTTCCTACCCGACACCGTGGTCGACGACCTCTACGACCAATTCGTGAAGTATCACGGCGACGCGCAGGCGTTGGTGGCGGTCTTTACGGGTAAGCCGGTGCATCCCGCCTCCGTGTGCGTGGGTGGCTACACGGGAGACGTAGAGAAGCTGTCGAGCCTCTACTCGACCGTGAGGAGCAGGTTGGAGTCGATGCAGTCCTTCCTCGAGTCGGTAATACCGACCTTCTGGAAGTACCTGAGCGCGTATCTGCCGGACGACGTCGGCGATCGTCCCGCTCACATGATCAGCTCGGGTACTCCGTTCTATTCCGGTCTAACCTCAGGATACGTCCACCCGTACCTTGCGACGTCCGGAGGTGTACTGATAGCCGACACCAAGGACCAGGGGAGCGTGGAGCGTGCCCGACTGGTGCCGTTCTACCACGATAGGGTGGGTAAAATAAAGCTGGCTCGGGGGTCGAACCTGAACGAGCGATGCTACTCCTACTCCGAAGTCGGATATTACGAGTGGAACGGTACCAAGTACGCGTGCGAGGCGGGACCGTTAGCCAGGTTAGCGGTAGCTTACAAAGCTGGGGATGAAAACGTCAGGTGGTTCCTGGACTCTTGGAGTGAGAAGCTTGACGTGGAAGTGTGGGGACTCTTGAAACCGTGTGCCCGTAACAGGAACATGGCGAGAATACTGGAGGCGTTGCTCCTGACGCGTCTGGCCTTGCACTGGATAGACGACCTCCCAACCACGGGCTCCACGTACAAGGATCCCTCGCGCCGCTCCGGGTGCTTTGGCACCGGTGTCATCGAGGCTCCGAGGGGAACCCTGATCCACAAGGTGTCCATCGGGTCGGACGGCAAGGTGGTAGGTTACGAGATAATCACGCCGACAAACCTCAACCACGCGCCGATCGAGGAGTCCATGGTCGGGGAAAGAGTGTACATCGACGAGAAACTGGCGGCCGTGAAGCGTCAGGTGTCCGAATCCGAGCGCCTGCTGCTCGGGGATGCGTGTAGGGCGGCTCGGAGCTTCAACCCGTGCAACTCCTGTGCGTCCCACACAATCGTGAAGGTGGTGAAGAAGAGGGGTGGACGAACTCCCGGATACCGGTACATCAGGCCGGCACTCTACAAAGAAGAAGCCTGTGTGGTACGGTATATGTTGCCCTGTTCGTACCTACTCTTCCTCATCGGGGCAGCTTTTTCATACATAGTGTTTTGA